The window GCAGCAGCTGCTGCATGCAGAAAAGCTTGCTTCGATGGGGCGACTAGTGGCAGGTATTGCTCACGAGCTGAATAACCCGATCAGTTTCGTGCTCGGCAATCTGCACGCGCTGAAACGCTATAGCGAACGCCTGGCGATCCATGTGGAAGCGCTGCAGGAGGGCCATGACGCGGCCGCGCTCGAGCAGCAACGCCGTGACCTGCGGATCGACCATATCCTTGAGGACCTGCCTTCGCTGATCGATGCGACGCTGCAAGGCGCGCAACGTACCGCCGATGTTGTGCAGGGGCTCAAGCGCTTCTCGGCGGTCGACCGTGACGAACACCGGCGCTTCGATCTGAACGACGTGATCGAGCGCGCGGTCCTGTGGGTCACGCGCGGCACCGCGCCGGCGTTCGACGTGCAGTGCGAGTTGCTGCCTGCGTGTTATGTGATGGGTAGCAGCGGGCAGATGCTGCAGGTCATCATGAATCTGATCCAGAATGCCTACGATGCTGCCTCGTGCAAGAACGTGCGTGCGCCGATGCTGGCGATTCGCGCGCAGCACGCCGATGGTCGCGTGGTGCTGAGCTTTCACGATAACGGCCCCGGTATCGCCGATGAACATCTGGCCCACGTGTTCGATCCGTTTTTTAGCACCAAGCCAGTCGGCAAGGGTACCGGGCTCGGGCTGTCGATCAGCTACGGGATCGTCGAGCGGCATGGCGGCCATCTAGCGGCGCGCAACCATCCGGACGGCGGCGGCGAATTCTTGCTCGAGCTGCCTCTGGCGGACAGCGACTCGCGCGATTTGCGCGAGCTGGGCAAGCAGTAGGAGCGGTTACGAACTAACGTCCGGTTCGTCGAAGCGTTTCCAGCGGTACACGGCGGCCGAGCATAGCCAGATGACGACGAATACCCCGATGATCACATAGCCGATCATGCCGAAGTTGTCGTTGAGGCTGCCGATCAGATCCCAGAACCGGCCGGAGAGTTGCAACTGGTCGCCGATCAGACCGAGGCCTTCGATGCCGCCGACGATAAGCGCAACCACGACCGAAATGGTGGTAATCGTGATGTTGTAGTAAAGCTTGCGGACCGGTTTGACGAAGGCCCAGCCATACGCGCCCAGCATCAGGATGCTGACGGTCGTGTCGGTCAGCGTCATGCCTGCTGTGAACAGCACGGGAAACACAAGGATCGACCAGATCGGCAGGCCTTGCGCGGCACTTGCAGCAGAAATGCCGAGCAGTCCGACCTCGGTTGCGGTATCGAAGCCGAGCGCGAACAGGAAGCCGAGCAGATACATGTGCCAACTGCGTGTGATCAGGTGGAACAGCGGCTTGACGATGCGCGACAGGAAGCCTCGATTGGCCAGGAGCAGATCGAGATCTTCGTCGTTATAGGGTGAGCCGCGCCGGACCCGGCCGAAGGCGCGGACCGTCGACGCCAGAATCAGCAGGTTCATCACGGCAATCGCGAACAGGAAGAAGGTCGATACGAGGGTGCCGATGACGCCGCCAATCTCCTGGAAGCCAGCCATGCGACTCTTCATGGCCAGCGCAGTGGCGGCGATGCCAACCGAGGCGAGCACGACGATCGTCGAGTGGCCGAGCGAGAAAAACAGTCCGGCCGTGGTCGGGCGTTTTCCGGCTTGCATGAGCTTGCGCGTGACGTTGTCGATGGCAGCGATGTGATCGGCGTCGACTGCATGTCGCAAACCGAATGACCAGGCCAGCAGGCTGGTGCCCATCAGCAGCGGGTAGTGGTGAAATGCGGCGAACGCCCAAAGCCAGGCACCGACATTGAATGCGATCAGCAGTGCATAGAGGCCGCCGATCTTTTGCCGCAACGAGCCTGATGCGTTCCCAAACAATGCCTTGATCAGGTCAGTCACGGCTGGTCTCCAACTGTTTCGGTATGCGTAAGGTTTATCACTCTAGCCGCCGTGTTGCAGCGAGGTCATTTTGATTATATTACACGTTATAAAAAAACATCATGTTCAAAAGTGATGCGATACCATCGCCACGTCAAATGCAGGAGGAGTCATGCGGCGCATTACGTCACGATCATCGCCAGTATTGTGCGGACGCGCCCGTAAAGTGGTTGCCTGAATGCTGAACGCAGCTCCGTATCATTCCGCGCGACTGCGGATCCGTGTAACCGGCGTGGTGCAGGGCGTCGGCTTCCGCCCGTTCGTGTATCGGCTGGCAACGACACGGCGCCTATGCGGCTGGGTGTTGAACGATCCCGACGGCGTATTGCTGGAAGTCGAAGGTGCTGCACACGTACTGTCTGATTTTGTCGCCGCGCTGCAATCGGAGTTGCCACCGCTGGCCCGGATCACGTCCTTGCAGTCCGAGGCCGTGACGCCATTGCGCGATGATGCCGAAAGCTTCGCGATTCGCGAAAGCAAGTACAGTGGCAGCCGGCTGGCGCTGATGCCGATCGATTCCTGCATGTGCGATGCGTGTCTTGCCGAGATGCGCGATCCGGCCAACCGGCGCTATCGCTATCCATTCATCAACTGCACGAATTGCGGGCCGCGCTATTCGTTGATCGACGCGATTCCGTATGATCGCGCGAATACGACGATGCGCGATTTTCCGATGTGTGCAGCGTGCGAGGCTGAATACAACGATCCGTCTAATCGGCGTTTCCATGCACAGCCCAATGCCTGTCCGGTATGCGGCCCGCAGCTCGCCTTGCACGATGCAGACGGCCGCCTGGCGGAGGGGGATGAAGCCATGGTCGCTACGCTCGAGGCGCTAGGCGCGGGGCTGACGGTCGCGGTCAAGAGCGTCGGCGGTTTCCATCTGGTTGTGGATGCGCGCAACCGCGCGGCAGTGGCACGTTTGCGCGAACGCAAGAGGCGTCCGTCGAAGCCGTTCGCGCTGATGGTTTCAAGCGTGAATGCAGTGCGCGAGTATGCCAGTTGTAGGGAGGACGAAGCACGATGGCTGACCTCGACTGGCCGGCCGATCGTACTGCTGCGCAAGCTCGATGGCGGCGATCTTGCCGACAATATTGCCCCGCGCAATCCGAATCTGGGATTCATGCTGCCTTCGGCGCCGCTGCACGAGTTGCTGCTAGGCGATCCGGCATTGCCGGTACTGGTGATGACGAGCGGCAACGTATCGGGCCATCCGATTGCCTATCGCAACGAGGAGGCTCTGGCGCGGTTGTTCGAGGTGTGTGATCGGGTGTTACTGCACAACCGCGACATCTCGGTCCGTATCGACGATTCCGTGGTCCGCTGCTCGAGTCATCCGGACCTGCCGGAGCCGCAGATCAGCTTTCTGCGGCGGGCACGCGGATTCGCGCCATATTCGATCGAGACCGCTCAGCCGCTCGCGCCGGTACTGGCATATGGTGCCGAATTGAAGACGACGGTTGCACTGGCGGGACCGGGCCGCGTTTATGTCAGCCAGCATGTCGGCGATCTGAGCAATGACGAGACCTTGCGTTCGCATCAAGGGATCGCAGCACACCTTGCTGATCTGTATGCGCTTGCGCCCGAGTTGGCAGCATGTGACCTTCATCCCTCGTTTCATTCCACGCGGTTGGCGGCGCTTGCGTACGCGCGCTGTGAGCAGGTGCAGCATCATCATGCGCACATGGCGGCCTGCATGGCCGAAAACGGACTCGCCGGGCCGGCGATCGGCGTGATCTTCGATGGTACGGGTTACGGTCCGGACGGAACGATCTGGGGCGGCGAGTTCTTTGTGGGCGATGCGCTCGAGGTCAGGCGCACCGGCCATTTGCGCCCGCTGTCGCTGCTCGGTGGCGACAAGGCCGTGCGTGAGCCGGTGCGTACTGCGCTTGCGCTTGCGCTCGAATCGTTTGATGGCGATGTGGCTGTGCTGAGTCAGGTGCCGGTGCTCGCTGCACTGGAGAAGCAGGCGCGGCAGGTCTATACGAAGATGTGGCAGAACCATATCAACGTCACGCGTGCGACCAGTATGGGACGCCTGTTCGATGGGGTAGCCGCACTGACTGGAATCTGCACGAAGGCGGAATATGAGGCGCAAGGGCCGATCGAACTCGAGGGATTACTCGGGCGCGATCTCGCGATGAGCGAGCCGTATGAGTATGGGACAGATGAGTCCGCTGACGTGGATTTCGAACTCGACTATCGGCCGCTCGTCCGGCAGATTGTTGCCGATGTCTCGGCCGGGGTTGCACCGGCAACGATCAGCCGGCGCTTTCATTCCACGTTAGTGCATGCGATTGCCGCACTGTGCGGGCGTCTGCGCGATACGTATTCGCTGGATACCGTGGTGTTGAGCGGCGGCGTGTTCGTGAACGAGTTTCTGCTGGTGAATTCGCTGCTCGAATTGCGGCGGACCGGGTTCGACGTTCACTGCCATCGCGAGGTGCCGACCAATGACGGTGGTATTGCGCTAGGACAGGTGGTTGTGGCGAGTGCGCGATGCCGCGAGTGACGAGATTAGCTTACCGTAAGTCAGTATGATTTTCCATGAGGCAGGGGCTGGCCTGGCGTGGGGTATTCAACGCGGGTTAGCATTGCTGCCAGAGCCGCATGGGTGGGCATGGGCCGGCACCCCTGCAGGCTCGGTGCGACGTGATGCTGGCAGCCGTCGAGCAGCGCTTCGGCACGACGCAGGCCGCGCAGCCCATCGAATGGCTCTCGGACAACGGCTCGACCTACATCGACCACCGCACGCGCAGCTTCGCCCGTGAGTTGGGTCTGGAGCCGTTGACCACCCCCGTTCGCTCGCCGCAGAGCAACGGTCTGGCCGAGTCGTTCGTTAAAACGATGAAGCACGATTACGTTGCCTTTATGGATAAGGCAATGCTGAACAAGTCCACCATCGGCGAGGTTTAGCCGTTATAGATTGGTGGACGCGACCCGAGAAAGGAAAGCGACGATGAAGCAGCAGACGCTGGCGATGGCCGCCGATCAAGGTGCGGGCTTCGAAACGAAGCGCAAACGTACGCGGCGGGACGAGTTTCTGGACACGATGAACCGGATCGTGCCGTGGTCGGCGTTGTGTGCGCTGGTCGAGCCGTACTACCCGAGGCGCGGCAACGGACGCCCGCCGATTGGCCTGGAGCGCAGGCTGCAGATTCACTTCATCCAGCATTGGTTCAATCTGGCCGACCTCGCCTGTGAGGAAGCGCGGTACGACAGCACGAGCCTGCGCCGCTTCGTGGGCATCGACTTGGGCGGTGAAGCCATGCCGGATGCAACAACGATGCACAAATTCCGGCACCTGCTCGAGAAGCACAAGCTCGGCGAGCAGATCTTTGCGGAGATGGGGCGGGTGCTGCAAGCCAGCGGCATGAAGCTCAATAGCGGCACGATCGTCGATGCCACCCTGATCGGGGCATCGGGCTCGACGAAGAATGAACAGAAGGCGCGCGATCCCGAGATGCGTCAGACAAAGAAGAATGGCAATTGGCATTTCGGCATGAAGCTGCACATCGGGGTCGACAGTCGGAGCGGCCTGGCTCACAGCGCGGTGGTGACGGCGGCCAATGTCCACGACAAGCATGCGATACCGCAACTGCTGCATGGGCAGGAGCAACGCGTCTACGGTGACAATGCCTACGCGAGTCAGAAGGCACTGATTCATGGGAAGGCCCCCAAAGCGCGCGACTTCACGAATCAGCGCACGCGTCGCAACGGCGTAGTCGACGAGGTGGCGCGCCGCAAGAACCGCAACAAGTCGAGGATCCGGGCCCGCGTCGAACACGTATTCGCCGTGGTCAAGCGGCTTTGGGGCTTCACGAAGGTACGCTATCGCGGGCTCGCGAAGAATGCGAACCGCGCCTTTGTCACCTTGGCGCTGGCCAATGTCTATCTGTGCCGCAGACACTTGCTGGCACAGGTACGCCCGTAACGGGCGAAAACCGGTCTCTTGGCCCGCTGGCAAGGGGCCGGGAGCATCGAGCGGCATCCAGTATGAACGAAAACGACCAGGAGACGCTTCGGTCATGATCAGTTTGCTTCGAACTCTTGACGACATCATGAATGCAACCCCTTGTTCAGCATTGCCTTAACGGTGTCCGACTGTCCTGACCTACAGGGTCAAACCTCAACCGCGCCCGCCTCTGCATCAAAACCGTTTTTGCCAGGCCGCCGCCGCGTTGATCTGCGAGTGGGTCACCTTTATCGGCACGGAGGTGTTGGGCTGACTCGTGTTCGTCAAGGTCTTCTGCAATGCGAATGATATGCCAAGGTCGATCTTGCTGTTTTGGCTGAACGCATAAGAGACGCCGCCGGTCAGGGTCGTGGTCGGGATGGCGGGAATGACGGCCAACAGCATATTGTTGGGTATGGCTTCCTGCGCATAATGGAAGCCCGCACGGAACGCGAGGCTCGCGTTGTAGCGGTACTCCGCCCCCACGCCAAACACGTTGATGTCACGGTAGTTCTGCGGCAGCGACAGGTTCAGGTTCGCCCCCGTGCCCGACTGTACGAAGCTCACGTTGATGTCCTTGAACACGCTCGCGAGAAACACGCGCTGATAGTCGGCCGAAACGCTCCAGTGATCGTTGAACCGGTGGCTAATACCTGCCGTGAACTGCGCGGGCATTTCGAAGCTGTGGACCGTGATCTGACCGTCGAGCGGGATGTTTCCGGCAACGGAACTCACTGCCGACAACGTTGCATGGCCGCCCAGATCGCCAACGTGCGTCTTGAAGTTGTAGGCCAGGCCAAACACGGTGTCCGGCGTGAGGCGATACGTGAGGCCCAGCTTGCCGCCGATCCCCCAGGCATCGGCGCCTCCGCCCACGATTCCGTTATGCGCGAAGTTGATATACCCGCCCGACAGGCCTGGCACGCTGGCGAGCGCGGGCAGCAGCGTGCCCGACGCGCGGTGCTGGGCCGCGAGCGTACCGATCTGCGAGGCATCCAGCAGCATGCCGAGATTCAGCGAGGTCCAGACTGCGTCGAGCGAGCCGCCGACCGTCAGCTTGTCCGTGACGTCGTAAGACATGGCAAACGGAATGCGCAACACCAGGAGACGCGAAAAATTGTCGAAGCCGGTGTTGATGCCGTTGGTGGTCGTGCGCGACAGAAAGCTGCTGCCGCCGTACTGCGTGCCGAGTCCCCCTCCCGCGAAGGCACCCACGCCGAATGCATACTTCCCGGCCCGATACACGAATGCGGCTTCGGGCGCGAAGTAGGGGCCGTTGTTGTTGCCGTGATTGCCCGAGCTTGCCGATTCGCCCGTCGCCATATCGGTGGTTTTGATGTCGGGCATCACGACATTGGGCGGCGACAATTGTCTTGGCCGGTCGTTGACGATTGTTTTGGCCGGTGGTGAGGAGTTGGAGGCGGCGTAGCCGCCGGAGACGACGAACCACCGGCGGCGCCAGGTCGACGGGGCTTTAGGATGGGCTGATCGAAGCTTAAATAAAAAGCGGTCAGCTCATGTCTGGAACCCGCATTACCGACCAACAGGTTCGTCTCTACATGAACAAGCGCAAACACCATCCGCAGGAAGTCGCGGCCGCCAAGACCGGTATCAGCGTGCGTACGGCACGCCGCATCGAGCGCGATGCCACGTTGCCCTCCCAGAAGCCGCGTCAATCATGGCGGACCCGCCCTGATCCCTTCGTCGACGTATGGGACAGCGAAGTCGTACCACTGCTGCGCAACGCGCCCAACCTGATGGGCATCACGGTCCTGCGCAAGCTGCAGGATGATCACCCGGATCGATATCCCGATAGCATGCGTCGCACGCTGGAGCGACGTATCCGCCAGTGGCGGGCACTCGAAGGGCCTAGCCTGGAGGTGTTCTTCCCCCAGGAGCATCAGCCCGGCGTGCGCGGACTGTCGGACTTCACCGATATGAGCAAGCTGTGCGTGACGATCGGCGGCGCCCCGTTTGGCCACCGCCTGTATCACTTCGTACTGGCGTTCTCGCGCTGGGAGTATGCGAACGTTGTTGAGGGTGGCGAGAGTTTCGAGGCCCTCGCTGCGGGATTGCAGAACGCGCTATGGCAGGCGGGCGGCAGCCCGCACGAACATCGCTCTGACAGCCTGTCGGCCGCCTTCAAGAACTTGCAGGAGCAGGACGACTTAACGACGCGTTATGCGGCGTTACTCGACCATTACGGCATGGAGGGCACGCGCAATAACCGCGGGCTGGGCCACGAGAACGGCAGCGTGGAATCCTCGCACCGGTATCTGAAGGAAGCGGTCGACCAGGCTCTGATGCTGCGCGGCCATCGCGACTTCGCTGACCGGGCGGCTTACGATGAATTCATCCGTGAGGTGGTGATGCGCCGGAACCGGCGCAACGCCGCGGCGTTTCGCATTGAGCGCACACAGTTGCAGGATTTGCCTGAACGCCGTACCACTGACTTCGTCGAGGAAGAGGCGCTCGTGACCCGTTGCAGCACGTTCACCGTGCGCGGCATCCTGTACAGCGCGCCGTCGCGCCTGATCGGCCACCGCCTGAAGGTGCGTCTCTACGGTGACCGGCTCGACTGCTATCTGTCGGGCGCGCTGGTGCACAGTACGCCGCGAGGCTCCCGTGCCGCCGACAACCGCCACGCACTGGATTACCGTCACTTCATTGACTCTCTCAAGCGCAAGCCTCAGGCGTTCAGGGGACTTGCGTTTCGCGACGCGCTGTTTCCGCGCGATGCCTACCGCCGGACCTGGGAGCGGCTGGAGGCGCAACTGACGCAACGTCAGGCATGCAAGACCATGGTGGGGTTGCTCGAACTTGCAGGGCACCACGGCGTTGAAGCGTTGCTGGCGCAGCGGCTTGATGCGTTGCTCGTAGTCGGCGAACTGCCCGACCTGAAACAGTTGCGCGACGAATTCGCTCCGCGTGAGGCGCTGTGTCCCGAGGTGGTGGTCGAGATGCCTCCCATCGCAGTCTATGACGAACTGCTCGACAAGGCGGCCGCATGAACGCACCCGCCTATGAGAACGGTCGTCTGGCCCTCATGCTCAACGAGCTGCGCCTGCCGACGATCGGCAGGTTGTGGCCCGAGTTCGCGGAACGCTCTGACAAGGAAGGCTGGCAGGCTTCACGGCTGCTCGGCGCATTGCTCGAGCACGAACTGGCCGAGCGCGCCAAACGACGCATCGAGCGCCACCGAACCGAGTCGCATCTGGACCCGACCAAGACACTTGCTACCTTCGACTTCGGCATGGTGCCGATGGTCTCGAAGGCGCATGTCACTGCGCTGGCAACCGGGGAATCCTGGCTGGAGAAAGGCGCCACGATTCTCCTGTTCGGGCCGCCTGGTGCCGGCAAGAGTCATCTGGGATCGGCTATCGGACACGCGCTGATCGACGCTGGCTACCGGGTGCTGTTCACGCGCACCAGCGAACTCGTCCAGAAGCTCCAGGCTGCACGCCAGAGCCTGCAACTGCCATCCGCGCTCGCGAAGCTCGATCGCTTCGATCTCATCATCCTGGATGACCTGTCGTACGCGCGCAAGGACCAGGCCGAAACCAGCGTACTGTTCGAACTGATCGCCGAGAGGTATGAGCGCAAAAGTCTTTTAATAACGGCCAATCAGCCGTTCTCTGGCTGGAATGATGTGTTCCCCGACCCCGGCATGACGGTCGCAGCCATCGACCGGCTCGTCCATCACTCGACGATCTTTGAACTGAATGTAGAAAGCTATCGCCGTCGAAAGGCCAGCGACAAACAGAGCGCGCGCCGGCGACAATTACCCAACGACAATTACGATGGAGGCGCGACAACTATGAATTAGCCAGCGACAACTACACCCGTTGACCGGCCAAAATAGTTGTCGCTGACCGGCCGTGCTGCTTGACGCTGTCTAACGACATCGAACCCGAGATTGAGGTAGCGCCCATCGCCCATGAACCCGAGCGTTGCCGG of the Paraburkholderia aromaticivorans genome contains:
- a CDS encoding ATP-binding protein, with the translated sequence MPNKRAANRHPPKHAASDLGAMVPAEPEGIDDTAWLGVIHKMDEVYAQLVRDEIALEEKNSELEQSQQFIFSVLSSMSDVLIACNCKGEIQQTNDALCQLVQMADKQLRGQSIYTLLADDQSAAKVRSVIGSGARTAAGHVVELNLADAAGRAVPAEVSCTPRLGPRGRCVGYVFVGRPMGELKAAYHQLREAHEELKQTQQQLLHAEKLASMGRLVAGIAHELNNPISFVLGNLHALKRYSERLAIHVEALQEGHDAAALEQQRRDLRIDHILEDLPSLIDATLQGAQRTADVVQGLKRFSAVDRDEHRRFDLNDVIERAVLWVTRGTAPAFDVQCELLPACYVMGSSGQMLQVIMNLIQNAYDAASCKNVRAPMLAIRAQHADGRVVLSFHDNGPGIADEHLAHVFDPFFSTKPVGKGTGLGLSISYGIVERHGGHLAARNHPDGGGEFLLELPLADSDSRDLRELGKQ
- a CDS encoding HoxN/HupN/NixA family nickel/cobalt transporter, whose protein sequence is MTDLIKALFGNASGSLRQKIGGLYALLIAFNVGAWLWAFAAFHHYPLLMGTSLLAWSFGLRHAVDADHIAAIDNVTRKLMQAGKRPTTAGLFFSLGHSTIVVLASVGIAATALAMKSRMAGFQEIGGVIGTLVSTFFLFAIAVMNLLILASTVRAFGRVRRGSPYNDEDLDLLLANRGFLSRIVKPLFHLITRSWHMYLLGFLFALGFDTATEVGLLGISAASAAQGLPIWSILVFPVLFTAGMTLTDTTVSILMLGAYGWAFVKPVRKLYYNITITTISVVVALIVGGIEGLGLIGDQLQLSGRFWDLIGSLNDNFGMIGYVIIGVFVVIWLCSAAVYRWKRFDEPDVSS
- the hypF gene encoding carbamoyltransferase HypF, with translation MLNAAPYHSARLRIRVTGVVQGVGFRPFVYRLATTRRLCGWVLNDPDGVLLEVEGAAHVLSDFVAALQSELPPLARITSLQSEAVTPLRDDAESFAIRESKYSGSRLALMPIDSCMCDACLAEMRDPANRRYRYPFINCTNCGPRYSLIDAIPYDRANTTMRDFPMCAACEAEYNDPSNRRFHAQPNACPVCGPQLALHDADGRLAEGDEAMVATLEALGAGLTVAVKSVGGFHLVVDARNRAAVARLRERKRRPSKPFALMVSSVNAVREYASCREDEARWLTSTGRPIVLLRKLDGGDLADNIAPRNPNLGFMLPSAPLHELLLGDPALPVLVMTSGNVSGHPIAYRNEEALARLFEVCDRVLLHNRDISVRIDDSVVRCSSHPDLPEPQISFLRRARGFAPYSIETAQPLAPVLAYGAELKTTVALAGPGRVYVSQHVGDLSNDETLRSHQGIAAHLADLYALAPELAACDLHPSFHSTRLAALAYARCEQVQHHHAHMAACMAENGLAGPAIGVIFDGTGYGPDGTIWGGEFFVGDALEVRRTGHLRPLSLLGGDKAVREPVRTALALALESFDGDVAVLSQVPVLAALEKQARQVYTKMWQNHINVTRATSMGRLFDGVAALTGICTKAEYEAQGPIELEGLLGRDLAMSEPYEYGTDESADVDFELDYRPLVRQIVADVSAGVAPATISRRFHSTLVHAIAALCGRLRDTYSLDTVVLSGGVFVNEFLLVNSLLELRRTGFDVHCHREVPTNDGGIALGQVVVASARCRE
- a CDS encoding IS5 family transposase; the protein is MKQQTLAMAADQGAGFETKRKRTRRDEFLDTMNRIVPWSALCALVEPYYPRRGNGRPPIGLERRLQIHFIQHWFNLADLACEEARYDSTSLRRFVGIDLGGEAMPDATTMHKFRHLLEKHKLGEQIFAEMGRVLQASGMKLNSGTIVDATLIGASGSTKNEQKARDPEMRQTKKNGNWHFGMKLHIGVDSRSGLAHSAVVTAANVHDKHAIPQLLHGQEQRVYGDNAYASQKALIHGKAPKARDFTNQRTRRNGVVDEVARRKNRNKSRIRARVEHVFAVVKRLWGFTKVRYRGLAKNANRAFVTLALANVYLCRRHLLAQVRP
- a CDS encoding OmpP1/FadL family transporter — encoded protein: MPDIKTTDMATGESASSGNHGNNNGPYFAPEAAFVYRAGKYAFGVGAFAGGGLGTQYGGSSFLSRTTTNGINTGFDNFSRLLVLRIPFAMSYDVTDKLTVGGSLDAVWTSLNLGMLLDASQIGTLAAQHRASGTLLPALASVPGLSGGYINFAHNGIVGGGADAWGIGGKLGLTYRLTPDTVFGLAYNFKTHVGDLGGHATLSAVSSVAGNIPLDGQITVHSFEMPAQFTAGISHRFNDHWSVSADYQRVFLASVFKDINVSFVQSGTGANLNLSLPQNYRDINVFGVGAEYRYNASLAFRAGFHYAQEAIPNNMLLAVIPAIPTTTLTGGVSYAFSQNSKIDLGISFALQKTLTNTSQPNTSVPIKVTHSQINAAAAWQKRF
- the istA gene encoding IS21 family transposase; its protein translation is MSGTRITDQQVRLYMNKRKHHPQEVAAAKTGISVRTARRIERDATLPSQKPRQSWRTRPDPFVDVWDSEVVPLLRNAPNLMGITVLRKLQDDHPDRYPDSMRRTLERRIRQWRALEGPSLEVFFPQEHQPGVRGLSDFTDMSKLCVTIGGAPFGHRLYHFVLAFSRWEYANVVEGGESFEALAAGLQNALWQAGGSPHEHRSDSLSAAFKNLQEQDDLTTRYAALLDHYGMEGTRNNRGLGHENGSVESSHRYLKEAVDQALMLRGHRDFADRAAYDEFIREVVMRRNRRNAAAFRIERTQLQDLPERRTTDFVEEEALVTRCSTFTVRGILYSAPSRLIGHRLKVRLYGDRLDCYLSGALVHSTPRGSRAADNRHALDYRHFIDSLKRKPQAFRGLAFRDALFPRDAYRRTWERLEAQLTQRQACKTMVGLLELAGHHGVEALLAQRLDALLVVGELPDLKQLRDEFAPREALCPEVVVEMPPIAVYDELLDKAAA
- the istB gene encoding IS21-like element helper ATPase IstB — translated: MNAPAYENGRLALMLNELRLPTIGRLWPEFAERSDKEGWQASRLLGALLEHELAERAKRRIERHRTESHLDPTKTLATFDFGMVPMVSKAHVTALATGESWLEKGATILLFGPPGAGKSHLGSAIGHALIDAGYRVLFTRTSELVQKLQAARQSLQLPSALAKLDRFDLIILDDLSYARKDQAETSVLFELIAERYERKSLLITANQPFSGWNDVFPDPGMTVAAIDRLVHHSTIFELNVESYRRRKASDKQSARRRQLPNDNYDGGATTMN